A region of Moorena producens PAL-8-15-08-1 DNA encodes the following proteins:
- a CDS encoding KGGVGR-motif variant AAA ATPase — MIPSDIRLYTWVDVEEVLLRSQEQEQWPEDLVWARGYWDELVLGIRPGTQSSVKTWLQEVYDPRFQDNGQQGNDCIILESAEGNQRTLPIILEETEEEPPTPKLIPNLARPTVIWQRTQKLKAPDILPDDLPPVVAFHSFKGGVGRTTHALALAQALINAKQQVLLIDGDLEAPGISWLLESRLPSPPICFADIIALIHGDPSPDAEQTIELATKKLQNALVDGIYILPSFRVNSRLTALAIKPEHLIKGHKNPFILTDSLARLGKALGVNVVLVDLRAGLSELAAGLILDPRVYRIFVSTLSGQSISGTAKLLELIGKLAPSTRDQDPSPALILTKVPQDERAKSLVIESEQTILEGIQPLLGEDSEPIRITTNFTDSLQILSNSWQEVWQQLASSKLIDLLHPLLEWLPDNLNTSNPPDEPISSQSQRESLRNIADKMIYAEGAETAEFLVTESLENLANDYRNQIPITVVIGAKGSGKTYTFMQIIHRKEWQKFIKYVVKNNVDNNNVDNNNVDNIVSSTALIAPIIASNNLKGKTKEIVDEARKYCAEQIGLTPPVDDSEIKDYIREGCQQNLHEGEWRDRWLDVIAKSLGMTGKGRDLPKYLADNKQKIVAVIDGLEDLFQEFDQDKAQQTALRALLQEVPQWLEQQPLRCLGIIIFVRQDILTASVRQNSGQMKSRYQPYTLRWNRETVLRLVAWVADKADISLKLKPAGLQDMNEAELTEALTPLWGKKLGNDRSKQPRSAPFVIAALSDYNGQIQSRDVVRLLKIAAEKSISIDEKNYWQDRILVPKAIRGCLADCSQAKIEEIELENEPLKRVFNKLRQLPEVQKKNPFQLESISLSAEDISLLKQNGVIIADGDKYYISEIFRLGLGFSQNAGKPKMMALYRRARQRL, encoded by the coding sequence ATGATTCCATCAGATATTCGATTATACACCTGGGTAGATGTAGAAGAAGTTTTGTTGCGATCGCAAGAGCAAGAGCAATGGCCAGAAGACTTAGTTTGGGCTAGAGGGTATTGGGATGAATTAGTTCTCGGTATTCGTCCTGGTACTCAAAGCTCAGTCAAAACATGGCTCCAGGAAGTCTACGATCCTCGATTTCAAGACAATGGCCAACAGGGTAATGATTGTATTATCCTCGAAAGTGCTGAGGGCAATCAGCGCACCTTACCGATTATTTTAGAAGAAACAGAGGAAGAACCCCCAACTCCTAAACTTATCCCCAATCTAGCTAGACCTACTGTTATTTGGCAACGAACTCAGAAGCTTAAAGCACCGGATATCCTCCCAGATGATTTACCTCCGGTGGTTGCTTTTCATTCTTTTAAAGGTGGTGTCGGTCGCACAACTCATGCTCTTGCCCTAGCACAAGCTTTAATCAACGCCAAGCAACAAGTTCTTTTAATTGATGGAGATTTAGAAGCTCCTGGAATTAGTTGGTTATTAGAATCTAGGCTGCCTTCTCCTCCTATTTGTTTTGCCGATATTATTGCCTTAATTCATGGAGACCCTTCTCCAGACGCAGAGCAAACCATTGAGTTAGCAACCAAAAAACTTCAGAATGCTTTAGTAGACGGAATTTATATATTACCTTCCTTTCGTGTTAATAGCAGATTAACTGCTTTAGCCATTAAGCCAGAACATCTAATTAAAGGCCATAAAAACCCATTTATCTTGACGGATAGTTTAGCTCGTCTGGGCAAAGCCTTAGGAGTCAATGTTGTTTTAGTGGATTTGCGAGCAGGACTCTCGGAATTAGCAGCAGGATTAATTTTAGATCCACGAGTCTATCGGATCTTTGTCTCTACTTTAAGCGGACAATCTATCAGTGGAACTGCGAAGCTTTTAGAATTAATTGGTAAACTAGCACCCTCAACGCGAGATCAAGACCCTTCTCCTGCTTTAATTTTGACTAAAGTCCCTCAAGATGAAAGAGCTAAAAGTTTAGTTATTGAATCAGAACAAACAATTTTAGAAGGAATTCAACCCTTGCTGGGGGAAGATAGTGAACCAATTAGAATTACCACCAATTTTACTGATAGTTTACAGATTTTATCTAATTCTTGGCAAGAGGTTTGGCAGCAATTGGCAAGTTCTAAATTAATTGATTTACTACATCCTTTATTGGAATGGCTGCCTGATAATTTAAATACATCAAATCCACCAGATGAACCTATAAGTTCACAGTCTCAAAGAGAAAGCTTGAGAAATATAGCAGATAAAATGATTTATGCAGAGGGTGCTGAGACTGCTGAGTTTCTGGTTACTGAGTCTTTAGAAAATTTAGCTAATGATTATCGAAACCAGATTCCAATCACTGTCGTTATTGGAGCAAAGGGTTCGGGTAAAACTTATACGTTTATGCAAATCATACACAGAAAAGAATGGCAAAAATTTATAAAATATGTCGTAAAAAATAATGTAGATAACAATAATGTAGATAACAATAATGTAGATAACATAGTATCTAGCACAGCATTGATCGCACCGATTATTGCTTCAAATAATCTCAAAGGTAAAACAAAAGAAATAGTAGATGAGGCCCGGAAATATTGTGCTGAACAGATAGGGTTGACGCCTCCCGTCGATGACAGTGAGATTAAGGACTATATTCGTGAAGGATGTCAACAGAATTTACATGAAGGTGAATGGCGCGATCGCTGGTTGGATGTCATTGCCAAGAGTCTAGGTATGACAGGCAAGGGTCGCGATTTACCTAAGTATCTAGCTGATAATAAACAAAAGATAGTAGCTGTAATTGACGGCTTGGAAGACTTATTTCAAGAATTTGATCAAGACAAAGCTCAACAAACTGCTTTACGAGCGTTATTGCAAGAGGTTCCTCAATGGCTGGAACAACAACCCTTGCGTTGTTTAGGAATTATTATTTTTGTCAGACAAGATATTTTAACTGCTTCTGTCCGTCAAAATTCCGGTCAAATGAAATCTCGCTATCAGCCTTATACCTTAAGGTGGAATCGAGAAACCGTATTGAGATTAGTTGCTTGGGTTGCGGATAAAGCTGATATTTCGTTAAAGTTAAAGCCAGCAGGACTTCAAGATATGAATGAAGCAGAACTGACGGAAGCCTTAACACCTTTGTGGGGGAAAAAGCTAGGAAACGATCGCTCTAAACAACCACGTTCTGCTCCATTTGTCATTGCCGCATTATCTGACTACAATGGACAAATCCAGTCTAGGGATGTCGTGCGTCTTCTTAAAATTGCGGCGGAAAAATCCATTTCCATTGATGAGAAGAATTATTGGCAAGATCGAATTCTAGTTCCCAAAGCAATTCGAGGTTGTTTGGCTGATTGCAGCCAAGCCAAAATTGAAGAAATAGAACTAGAAAATGAACCGTTAAAAAGAGTATTTAATAAATTACGTCAATTACCTGAAGTACAGAAAAAAAACCCTTTTCAACTAGAAAGTATTAGCTTATCTGCAGAAGACATTAGCCTCCTTAAGCAAAATGGGGTCATTATTGCTGACGGCGATAAGTATTACATTTCAGAAATATTTCGTTTAGGATTAGGGTTTTCCCAAAATGCTGGCAAACCAAAAATGATGGCTTTATATCGTCGAGCTAGACAAAGACTCTAG
- a CDS encoding type I glyceraldehyde-3-phosphate dehydrogenase, which produces MIRVAINGFGRIGRNFMRCWLTRENSQLEIVGINDTSDPKTNAHLLKYDSMLGKLDADISCDENSITANGKTVKCVSDRNPLNLPWDSWGVDLVIEATGVFRDQDGAGKHIAAGAKKVLITAPGKGDVPTYVMGVNHEDYMDEGNNVISNASCTTNCLAPFAKVLHQQFGIIKGTMTTTHSYTGDQRLLDASHRDVRRARAAALNIVPTSTGAAKAVALVIPELKGKLNGIALRVPTPNVSIVDLVVQVEKSTIAEQVNQVLKEAAEGPLKGILAYGDEPLVSCDYRGHDASSIVDSSLTMVMGGDMVKVVAWYDNEWGYSQRVVDLAELVAQKWSN; this is translated from the coding sequence GTGATTAGAGTAGCGATCAATGGTTTTGGACGCATCGGACGCAACTTTATGAGATGCTGGCTGACTCGGGAGAATAGCCAGTTAGAGATAGTGGGAATCAATGATACCTCTGATCCCAAGACAAATGCCCATCTGCTCAAATACGACTCAATGCTGGGGAAACTTGATGCAGATATCAGTTGTGATGAAAATTCCATAACAGCTAATGGAAAAACTGTCAAGTGTGTATCCGACCGGAACCCCTTGAACTTGCCCTGGGACTCTTGGGGTGTTGACCTAGTTATCGAAGCGACTGGTGTCTTCCGAGATCAAGATGGGGCTGGCAAGCATATAGCTGCTGGTGCTAAGAAAGTGCTAATCACTGCTCCTGGCAAAGGAGACGTTCCCACCTACGTCATGGGTGTTAATCACGAAGACTACATGGACGAAGGAAATAATGTGATTAGCAATGCTAGCTGTACTACTAACTGTCTAGCTCCCTTTGCCAAAGTACTGCATCAACAGTTTGGCATTATCAAAGGAACAATGACCACAACCCACAGCTACACTGGTGACCAGCGGCTTCTTGATGCCAGCCACCGGGATGTACGTCGGGCTCGGGCAGCAGCGCTCAACATTGTCCCTACCTCTACTGGTGCGGCTAAAGCAGTAGCTCTAGTGATTCCCGAACTGAAAGGGAAACTCAATGGTATTGCTCTGCGGGTACCAACTCCCAATGTATCTATCGTTGACTTGGTAGTTCAAGTGGAGAAAAGTACCATTGCTGAGCAGGTCAATCAAGTCCTCAAAGAAGCAGCTGAAGGCCCACTCAAGGGAATTTTGGCTTACGGCGATGAACCTCTTGTTTCCTGTGATTACAGGGGTCATGATGCTTCGTCAATTGTGGATTCTAGCTTAACTATGGTCATGGGTGGCGATATGGTTAAGGTAGTTGCCTGGTATGACAATGAGTGGGGATACTCTCAGCGGGTTGTAGATTTGGCTGAGTTAGTTGCCCAAAAATGGTCGAATTAG
- the murC gene encoding UDP-N-acetylmuramate--L-alanine ligase, whose amino-acid sequence MPKTVDFSNKPFHFIGIGGIGMSALAYILAKRQFRVSGSDTRTTHITQRLQAVGAHIFKQQCAANLEFFQSRNAPACEDLAAKRVSTTLNPKAITEISQSSPTISLAEPCLGLPQVICSTAINPLNSEYQAALKLGCPIFHRSDLLAALIEDYYSIAVAGTHGKTTTSSLLGYLLWQAGCDPTLIIGGEVDAIGGNARLGNGSLLVAEADESDGSLVKLSAEIGIVTNIELDHPDHYQKLEEVVEIFQAFAKRCKKLVGCIDCETVRTQLKPNISYSLRRDMGADYSVDDVTYEANGTTARVWEGNQVLGRLELKLLGKHNLSNALAAVAVGRNLGLEFEAIALGIASFEGAKRRFELRGKCNDISFVDDYAHHPSEIQATLAAARIQVKADQRIIAIFQPHRYSRTLRFLPEFSVSFSNADLVVISDIYSAGEPDLGEISGENLYQAIASNHKDVHYKPTLESVVEFLNQILCPGDLALFLGAGNLNQIIPKVMGFYQQPDNGLVKQNLAQKHQ is encoded by the coding sequence ATGCCAAAGACTGTTGATTTCAGTAATAAACCATTTCATTTCATTGGTATTGGGGGAATTGGGATGTCAGCTCTTGCCTACATCCTAGCCAAACGCCAATTCCGAGTATCTGGCTCGGATACTCGGACAACCCATATCACGCAACGTTTGCAAGCAGTAGGTGCTCATATCTTCAAACAGCAGTGTGCTGCCAACTTAGAATTTTTCCAATCAAGGAACGCACCAGCTTGTGAAGACTTAGCAGCTAAAAGGGTTAGCACGACTTTGAACCCAAAAGCGATCACAGAAATCTCACAATCAAGTCCGACTATATCTTTAGCTGAACCCTGTTTAGGCTTGCCTCAAGTTATCTGTTCCACAGCAATTAACCCATTAAACTCTGAGTATCAGGCAGCTTTAAAGCTAGGTTGCCCGATTTTCCATCGCTCAGATTTACTAGCCGCGTTGATTGAAGACTATTACAGTATAGCAGTCGCTGGAACTCATGGGAAAACTACAACCAGTAGTTTGCTCGGGTATCTACTGTGGCAAGCCGGTTGTGACCCCACCCTGATTATCGGTGGTGAGGTGGATGCTATCGGTGGTAATGCCAGGCTAGGAAATGGCTCATTACTGGTTGCTGAGGCTGATGAATCCGATGGTTCATTGGTTAAGCTCTCCGCCGAGATTGGTATAGTAACCAATATTGAGCTGGATCATCCAGACCATTACCAGAAGTTAGAGGAGGTTGTTGAAATATTCCAGGCTTTCGCGAAGCGCTGTAAGAAGTTAGTCGGATGTATTGATTGTGAGACAGTGCGTACGCAACTAAAACCGAATATCAGCTATAGTCTACGGCGAGATATGGGAGCCGACTATAGCGTTGATGATGTAACTTATGAAGCTAATGGCACTACCGCCAGAGTTTGGGAAGGCAATCAGGTTTTAGGTCGGTTGGAGCTGAAATTGCTGGGTAAACATAATCTCAGCAATGCGTTAGCCGCAGTAGCAGTAGGACGAAATTTGGGATTGGAGTTTGAGGCAATTGCCTTGGGGATCGCTAGCTTTGAGGGAGCCAAACGCCGATTTGAGCTGCGGGGCAAGTGCAATGATATTAGTTTTGTGGATGACTATGCTCACCACCCCAGTGAAATTCAGGCAACCCTAGCTGCCGCAAGAATTCAGGTCAAAGCTGACCAGCGCATAATTGCAATTTTCCAACCCCACCGATATAGTCGGACCCTGAGGTTTCTCCCGGAGTTTAGTGTTTCCTTTAGTAACGCTGACTTGGTGGTTATCAGTGATATCTACAGTGCTGGGGAACCAGATTTAGGAGAAATTAGTGGGGAAAACCTTTATCAGGCGATCGCATCTAACCACAAGGATGTACATTACAAACCAACTCTCGAATCAGTGGTAGAGTTTCTCAACCAAATTCTCTGTCCTGGGGACTTAGCCCTATTCTTGGGAGCCGGTAATCTGAATCAGATTATTCCTAAGGTCATGGGGTTTTACCAACAGCCTGACAATGGGTTAGTTAAGCAAAATTTAGCCCAAAAGCATCAATAA
- the murB gene encoding UDP-N-acetylmuramate dehydrogenase produces MITSVLTQKKTPSQLQLYIPGTNCPLQSQVSLAKLTSFRVGGPAQWYVAPRSLEDLQASFQWAHSQKLPLTLLGAGSNLLVSDIGLPGLVICTRYLRHTHFDADTGRITASAGVPIARLAWQAAKRGWEGLEWAVGIPGTVGGAVVMNAGAHKNSTADILFNTDVLSPDGSIAQLSSQDLGFSYRTSILQGSDRIVSQATFQLKPGADPKQVRSLTSDHLARRHTTQPYHLPSCGSVFRNPDPYAAGWLIEQIGLKGYQIGGARIAERHANFILNCGDAKASDIFRMIHHIQEQVEKHWSLCLEPEVRILGDFTKKLAVESPMSLEQG; encoded by the coding sequence ATGATAACTAGCGTGCTAACCCAGAAAAAAACTCCTTCCCAGTTACAGTTGTATATTCCAGGAACCAATTGTCCACTTCAGTCCCAGGTATCCTTAGCCAAACTCACCTCATTTCGTGTGGGAGGTCCAGCTCAGTGGTACGTCGCCCCTCGGAGCCTAGAAGACCTACAAGCTAGTTTCCAATGGGCTCACTCCCAAAAATTACCCCTAACCCTTTTAGGGGCTGGTTCCAACCTTCTAGTCAGCGATATCGGTTTGCCGGGTTTGGTAATTTGTACTCGCTATCTGCGCCATACTCACTTTGATGCAGATACAGGGAGAATTACCGCCAGTGCTGGTGTACCGATTGCCAGACTGGCATGGCAGGCTGCCAAACGAGGCTGGGAAGGGCTAGAGTGGGCTGTGGGCATACCTGGAACCGTTGGTGGTGCTGTGGTGATGAATGCTGGTGCCCACAAAAATTCCACAGCTGATATTCTGTTTAACACAGATGTTCTATCCCCTGATGGCTCAATAGCCCAACTCAGTAGCCAAGACCTAGGCTTTAGCTATCGCACCTCAATCCTTCAAGGTAGCGATCGCATAGTCAGCCAGGCAACATTTCAGTTAAAACCGGGTGCTGACCCAAAACAGGTGCGCTCATTGACATCGGATCATTTGGCAAGACGACACACTACCCAACCATACCACCTACCTAGCTGTGGCAGTGTGTTCCGCAATCCTGACCCCTATGCTGCTGGCTGGCTAATTGAACAAATTGGTCTAAAAGGCTACCAAATTGGTGGTGCTAGAATCGCTGAACGCCATGCCAACTTTATACTTAACTGTGGTGATGCTAAGGCTAGTGATATCTTCCGCATGATCCACCATATACAGGAGCAAGTAGAAAAGCACTGGTCACTGTGTTTAGAGCCAGAAGTGAGGATTTTAGGTGATTTTACCAAAAAACTAGCAGTTGAAAGCCCTATGTCTTTAGAGCAGGGATAA
- a CDS encoding YbaB/EbfC family nucleoid-associated protein, with product MTQDKGKGFGLGLGKMKELAEAFKKAQEVQKGAKELQDQLEQMEIEGTSGEDGKVKVFLSGNQEPLRVEISEDAINQGAEALSELVLAAMKNAYETSTATMRERMEELTSGLNLPGL from the coding sequence ATGACACAAGACAAAGGAAAAGGATTTGGTCTCGGTCTCGGCAAGATGAAAGAACTAGCCGAAGCGTTCAAAAAAGCTCAAGAAGTTCAAAAGGGTGCCAAAGAGCTCCAGGATCAGTTGGAGCAAATGGAAATTGAGGGAACATCAGGGGAAGACGGTAAGGTGAAGGTGTTTCTCAGTGGCAATCAGGAACCCCTACGTGTAGAGATTTCTGAGGATGCTATCAATCAAGGAGCTGAGGCTTTATCTGAACTGGTGTTAGCAGCCATGAAAAATGCCTATGAGACCTCCACAGCCACTATGCGGGAGCGCATGGAAGAACTTACCAGTGGGTTAAATTTGCCAGGTTTATAA
- a CDS encoding SGNH/GDSL hydrolase family protein: MQGRDVIFKSRRSLYRKRRRRFNLLTILAGIVLSLMIVELLARLLVAAVGKINDIATYKGAPRDFTVYRPKFVDQTQQLYDGLPDLGDLAVQRDLAVGYSLLGKQQSDFWRINEQGFRDDDPVPLVKPKNEIRIFLLGGSTAFGQGNANNQVTIASYLEARLNERITQQRRSPQKYRPMTLPPSEPELKQALALPPKIRNGKYRVINAAVPGYTSGNTLAQLALKILPYSPDAVIVLGGYTDLMTPSDQNLTDIPNTEAFLQNATGHFWTHLTQQLKHLVTKTYLAKAITYWVFDPQPSVSQRSLVVRGDVMPLKKYLPQKSDELERRLTRYRNNLRHMLRLTAGQRIPLLVAVQPEITGRGKNKIKPAEKEILQQLGKVYQEQVQANYPKLVIAGQQLEKGFPKNIKVLNLYTIYQNFPELAFHDAINLTEAANIQVAKSLYYGLTSLPKLQVASFYSNLDK; this comes from the coding sequence ATGCAAGGAAGAGATGTAATATTTAAGTCGCGCCGTAGCCTTTACCGCAAGCGCCGCCGACGGTTTAACCTACTGACAATTCTCGCAGGGATAGTTCTAAGTTTGATGATTGTGGAATTGTTGGCTCGTTTATTAGTGGCTGCGGTCGGCAAAATTAATGATATAGCTACCTACAAGGGGGCACCCAGAGATTTCACTGTTTACCGTCCCAAGTTCGTTGACCAGACACAGCAGCTTTATGATGGATTACCAGACCTTGGTGATCTAGCTGTCCAACGGGATCTAGCTGTAGGTTATAGTTTATTGGGGAAGCAACAAAGTGATTTCTGGCGCATTAATGAGCAGGGTTTCCGGGACGACGACCCCGTTCCCTTGGTCAAACCCAAAAATGAAATTCGGATTTTTTTGTTAGGTGGCTCGACAGCCTTCGGTCAAGGGAATGCCAATAATCAAGTTACCATAGCCAGCTACTTAGAAGCTCGTCTCAATGAACGAATCACACAGCAAAGGCGTTCCCCACAGAAATACCGACCGATGACCTTACCCCCTTCTGAACCGGAATTAAAGCAAGCACTTGCTCTGCCGCCAAAGATTCGAAATGGTAAGTATCGTGTCATCAACGCCGCCGTACCAGGGTATACCTCTGGCAATACACTAGCTCAGTTAGCTCTCAAGATTTTACCTTACAGTCCAGATGCAGTAATAGTGTTGGGTGGATACACAGACTTGATGACCCCCAGTGACCAAAATTTAACAGATATTCCTAACACAGAAGCCTTCTTGCAAAATGCTACCGGGCATTTTTGGACTCATCTCACTCAGCAGTTGAAGCATTTAGTTACAAAAACTTATCTCGCTAAAGCAATCACATACTGGGTCTTTGATCCTCAGCCGTCAGTGAGTCAGCGGTCTCTAGTGGTGAGGGGGGACGTTATGCCACTGAAGAAGTATCTTCCTCAGAAATCCGATGAACTGGAACGTCGATTGACGCGCTATCGCAATAACCTCAGACATATGCTGCGTTTAACAGCAGGACAGCGAATTCCTTTACTAGTTGCTGTCCAACCAGAAATCACTGGTCGTGGCAAGAACAAGATCAAACCAGCAGAGAAGGAAATTTTGCAGCAGTTAGGAAAGGTTTACCAGGAACAAGTGCAAGCCAATTATCCCAAATTGGTAATAGCGGGTCAGCAACTGGAGAAAGGCTTTCCCAAAAATATCAAGGTTTTAAACTTGTACACAATTTATCAAAACTTTCCCGAACTCGCCTTTCATGATGCCATTAACTTGACAGAAGCAGCCAATATACAGGTGGCTAAGAGCTTATATTATGGACTTACTTCACTGCCAAAGCTACAGGTAGCTTCGTTTTACTCAAATCTTGATAAATAG
- a CDS encoding low molecular weight protein-tyrosine-phosphatase, translating into MPCKLLFVCLGNICRSPSAENIMNHLIAQANLSDQIVCDSAGTSSYHIGSAPDRRMTAAAKRRGIVLQGQARQFNRSDLEEFDLILAMDQQNYEDIISVDPVGKYKDKVRLMCDFARHHTERSVPDPYYGGPEGFNKVIDLLLDACEGLLEHVVENYTKTRQN; encoded by the coding sequence ATGCCCTGCAAGTTACTCTTTGTCTGCCTTGGTAATATCTGCCGTTCTCCCTCAGCCGAGAACATCATGAATCACTTGATAGCACAAGCAAATCTTTCTGACCAAATTGTCTGCGATTCCGCTGGTACTTCCAGTTATCATATTGGTTCTGCCCCAGATCGGCGTATGACAGCAGCTGCCAAACGTCGGGGGATTGTACTGCAGGGGCAAGCACGGCAGTTTAATCGGTCTGACTTGGAAGAATTTGACCTGATTTTGGCTATGGATCAGCAAAACTACGAAGATATTATCTCAGTTGATCCAGTTGGGAAGTATAAAGATAAAGTAAGGCTAATGTGTGATTTTGCCCGTCATCACACCGAGCGCTCAGTCCCCGATCCATACTACGGTGGACCAGAGGGTTTTAATAAGGTGATTGATTTACTGCTAGACGCTTGCGAAGGTCTGCTGGAACACGTTGTTGAAAATTACACCAAGACTAGGCAAAACTAA
- a CDS encoding response regulator transcription factor, whose amino-acid sequence MPLIILVADDDLGTRLSVSDYLEMSGYSVITAENGQQALSMIETYHPHLLVTDINMPRIDGYELVRKVRQKPPLRLLPVVFLTELNSTNQRIKGYQSGCDVYLPKPFEMQELGAVIQSLLVRSQMIHTELRFSSPQTTKEPVEQPGSRSINSVEINHQLGNNTQAHALQMTKREQQVLNLLATGLSNVEIGNQLHLSPRTIEKYVSRLFRKTDTSNRAELLRFALEHHLIK is encoded by the coding sequence ATGCCATTGATTATTTTGGTTGCAGATGACGACCTGGGCACTCGTCTGTCTGTAAGCGATTATCTGGAAATGTCAGGTTATTCAGTTATTACTGCTGAAAATGGTCAGCAAGCGCTGTCTATGATTGAGACTTATCACCCTCACCTTCTGGTTACAGATATTAATATGCCGCGAATAGATGGCTATGAACTGGTGAGAAAAGTGCGTCAGAAGCCCCCATTGCGGTTGTTACCTGTTGTATTTTTAACCGAACTCAATAGCACCAATCAACGCATCAAGGGTTATCAGTCGGGGTGTGATGTCTACCTACCTAAGCCCTTTGAGATGCAAGAATTAGGTGCAGTCATTCAAAGTTTACTAGTGCGATCGCAAATGATTCATACGGAGTTACGATTCTCATCACCACAGACTACAAAAGAGCCGGTTGAGCAACCGGGATCGAGATCAATCAACTCCGTAGAGATTAATCATCAATTAGGGAATAATACCCAAGCTCATGCTCTACAGATGACCAAGCGAGAACAGCAAGTCTTGAATTTACTGGCTACTGGTTTATCCAATGTCGAAATTGGTAACCAACTACACCTGAGTCCGAGGACAATCGAGAAGTACGTTAGTCGTCTGTTCAGAAAAACTGATACGAGTAACCGAGCCGAACTCTTACGATTTGCCTTAGAACACCATTTAATCAAATGA